In Aedes albopictus strain Foshan chromosome 3, AalbF5, whole genome shotgun sequence, the following are encoded in one genomic region:
- the LOC134289502 gene encoding uncharacterized protein LOC134289502, which yields MSTNFTNNLQGDDCLSQSCESEVENTLSQLGLTEDQLLSSSQEKMEISCPSTPTSRSSTCFDKADPDLQHPSSTDSNLLDMEDNEDHGIRIVINPQESSASSKGSEDNKGSTEAKGAPSKKFPTLTRSQRKQLRTLREKGKDRNEALSIILNKESEPTSSKRSRNDLDKSATEDPKQKRVKHHLDPRERAQQSTNSAPQKNVSGQQNPPMRKTVGISYSDMAKSVKVGIIPKDFPTVQLTTAQLDLLQEALLLRVVQQRNEPIKPKFNNLIYKSGYMVLICKDQETAEWLKRISPSMKPWEGAELIAMDEVAIPRPEMIRAFFPQSSSYDDDRIKALIESQNDITTTNWRIVKRSILKDIHVEWIFTVEGASMEKLKKSKYTLNYRFGEIQLRKITDQPTADTANPTGRPTQEQSEEASCSGKVSKSHPKSTIKASQSASKGKARSLHATPCSSGTKPKVSKQGKGSAKSDSLTTEAKLAGQVATGKRNNSNCNTKRHPDDPQHPKPDSRRPEKSGNPGNGD from the exons atgagtacaaattttacaaacaacCTTCAAGGTGACGACTGCCTCTCTCAGTCGTGTGAGAGCGAAGTGGAGAATACTCTGAGTCAGCTTGGCCTTACCGAAGACCAGCTACTCAGTAGTTCGCAGGAGAAGATGGAAATATCCTGCCCCTCAACGCCTACCTCCCGGAGCAGCACATGTTTCGACAAAGCTGATCCAGATCTACAACACCCCTCATCGACCGACTCCAACCTGCTGGACATGGAAGATAACGAAGATCATGGTATACGGATCGTCATCAACCCCCAAGAATCTTCAGCAAGTAGCAAAGGATCCGAAGATAACAAGGGTTCTACGGAAGCCAAGGGGGCTCCGAGTAAGAAATTCCCCACACTCACACGTTCGCAGAGGAAGCAGCTTAGAACTCTCCGGGAGAAGGGAAAAGACCGGAAtgaggccttgtccataatcctgaataaggagagcgagcccacttcctcaaaacgctcgagaaacgacctagacaaatccgccacagaggaccccaaacaaaaaagggtgaagcaccatctggatccgagagagcgcgcccaacagtccacaaacagcgcgcctcagaaaaacgtgtctggacaacaaaacccacccatgaggaaaacagttggtatcagctacagtgatatggccaaaagcgtgaaggtcgggataatacccaaagactttcccaccgtccaactcactacagcccagctagaccttctacaagaagcactcctgctcagagtagttcaacaacgaaacgagccaataaaacccaaattcaacaacctcatctacaagtccggttacatggttctaatctgtaaggatcaagagactgctgagtggttaaagagaatatccccatccatgaaaccctgggaaggtgcagagctgatagcaatggacgaagtggcgattccacgtccagagatgatccgagcattcttcccacaaagctccagctatgacgacgaccgaataaaggctctcatagaaagccaaaatgacatcacaacaactaattggcgtattgtgaaacgatccattctgaaagacattcatgtcgaatggatcttcacagtagagggtgcgtcgatggaaaagttgaagaagtccaaatacaccctcaactaccgatttggtgaaatccaactaaggaagattacagatcaaccgactgccgataccgccaatccgactggaaggccgacccaagagcaatctgaggaggcctcctgttcgggcaag gttagtaaatctcaccccaaaagcaccataaaggctagtcagtccgcctctaaaggaaaagctcgaagcttacatgcgactccctgctctagtggtaccaaaccaaaggtatctaaacagggcaaagggagtgcaaaaagcgacagtttgaccacagaggcgaaactggcgggccaggtcgctacagggaagagaaacaactcaaactgtaacaccaaacgacaccctgatgatccgcaacatccaaagccggatagtcgtcgtccggaaaaaagcggtaaccccggaaatggcgactaa